GGCGGGCGGCGGACGAGTTCGGACAACAGCCGCGAAGCCTCGCTCTCGGCCGAGGGCGGAAGCGCGTGGAACATGGTGAGGTGGGCGGCAAGCTGGTTGCGCTCGGGCGGGAAATAGGCCTTCCGCTCCCCGTCGAGCCAAGCGAAATCCTCCGGGTGAAGCGCCGCCGTGACGATCAATGCACCGCTCATCGACGGTTCCTTACAACCAAGTCGCTCACGCTCCGGGCCAATTGTCCTTCTGGAGCTCAGGCAGGCGCTCGAACTCGCGCGGGGTCATGTCGGTGTGGACCGCGCCTTCCTGCACCCCGGCATAATGCCAGTCGACCCGGCGGAAGGTCTCCCCCACCCCCGCGACCCCGCCAGCGGCGACCACGAGGTAGCGCAGCTTGCCACCGTTGCAGCTCAGCATCGCGTCGACCGTCGCGCCCAGCGGCTGGCCGCCGCGGCCGAGCAGCTTGGCGCTGGTGAGGCTCGAGGCAGCGAACAGGTCCTCGCCGGGCTCGTCCGCGCTCTTCTCGGCCGCCTTGCTCGCCCCGTCCTCGAGCTTCGCCTGGCGCCCGAGCCAGCGATAGACGCCGAAGGCATTCAGGAGCGTCATGACGACATTGGTCCACATCAACGCGGGCTGGCCGGTGAGCAGCCCGTTGGTGAACCAGGCGATCGAGCCGATCGTGAAGATGATGAAGCCGATGCCGGTGATCCGGCTGCCGAGATTGGAGGCGGTAAAGCAGGCGGCGACGATGGTGGCGACGGTCGCGACCCAGGAGGCGATTTGATCCATGGGCGGGCAATGCCGGAGCGCCCCGCAAAGTTGCAGTGTCCCGAAAGCCCTAGATCTCGACCTGGCTGCCGAGCTCGACCACCCGGTTGGGGGGCAGCTTGAAGAATTCCATCGCGCTTTCGGAGTTGCGGAGCATCCAGGCGAACAACCGCTCGCGCCAGCTCGCCATGCCGGGGCGCGAGGTCGAGATGAGGGTCTGGCGCGCGAGGAAGAAGCTGGTGTCCATCATCCGGCACTTCGGGCCACAGGTCTCGAGCTTGCTCAGTTCCTCGGGGACGTTGAGCTCGTCCATGAAGCCGTAGCGCAGGATCACGCGGAAGAAGCCGGCGGTATAGTCCTGCGTCTGCATGCGCTTGGCGACGGGGACGTAGGGCACGTCCTCGATCTTGACCGTCAGCAGCATCACCCGCTCGTGCAGCACCTTGTTGTGCTTGAGGTTGTGCAGGAGCGCGTGGGGCACGCCCTTGGCCGAGCTGGTCATGAAGACGGCGGTCCCGGGGACACGCGTCGCGCTGCCCGCGGCAGATTTGACGAAGACCTCCATCGGAAGGCTCGATTCGGCCATGCGCAGCAGCATCAATTGCCGCCCGCGCGCCCAGGTCGTCAGCATGGTGAAGGCGATCGCGCCGACCAGCAGCGGGAACCAGCCGCCGACGGGGACCTTGAGGAGGTTGGCGCCGAAATAGGCGATGTCGACCACGAGGAAGAGCCCGAGCAACGGCCAGGCCTTCCACGCCGGCCACTTCCACAGGGAGGTCAGCACCACCGCCAGCAGCAGCGTGTCGATGAACATCGCGCCGGTGACGGCAATGCCATAGGCGGCGGCGAGGTTGCTGCTCGACCGGAAATTCACCACGAGCAGAAGCACCATCACCATCAGCGCCCAGTTGATCGCCGGGATGTAGATCTGCCCCGCGGCCTTTTCGCTGGTGTGGAGGATCCGCAAGCGCGGGATGAAGCCGAGCTGGATCGCCTGCTGCGTCACCGAGAAGGCGCCGGTGATGACCGCTTGGCTGGCGATGATCGTGGCGGCGGTGGCGAGGAGCACGAGCGGCAGGCGCAGCGGCTCGGGGGCGAGGAAGAAGAACGGGTTCTTGACCGTCTCGATCGCCTCGGCGGGCGAAAGCGACAGGAGCATCGCCCCCTGCCCCACGTAATTGAGCAGCAGGCAGACCAGCACCGCGACCCAGGCGTAGCGGATCGGGCGGCGGCCGAAGTGGCCCATATCGGCGTAGAGCGCCTCGGCCCCGGTCACCGCCAGCACCACCGAGCCCAGCGCGATGAAGGCGCGGACCGGCTCCTGGATGAAGAAGTTGGCGGCATTGCCGGGATTGAGCATCTCGAGGACCAGCCCCGGATGGCCGGTGAGATGCCAGACGCCGAGCACGGCCAGCGTGATGAAATAGACGATCATCACCGGGCCGAAGAGATTGCCGACTCGGGCGGTCCCGCGGCTCTGGATGACGAACAGCCCGACGAGGATGCCGATCGCGAGCGGGAGGACGAACGGCTCGAACCCGCTGTTGACCGTGGTCAGCCCCTCGACCGCCGACAGGACCGAGATCGCCGGGGTGATCATGCTGTCGCCGTAGAACAGCGAAGTCGCGAAGACGCCCAAGAGGATGATCCCGCTGGTCCATTTGCGCGGGGTGCCGGTCGAGCGGTTGATGAGGGCGAGCAGCGCCAGGCTGCCGCCCTCGCCCTTGTTGTCGGCGCGCATGATGATGGTGACGTATTTGAGCGTCACGATGATCATCATCGACCAGAAGATGAGGCTCAGCACGCCGTAGATGTGCAGCCGGTCGGGGGCGAGGACGTGATGGCCCGCGAAGGTCTCGCGGAAGGCGTAGATGGGCGAGGTGCCGATGTCGCCGAACACGATCCCGACCGCGCCGATCATCAGCTTGGCGAGCGAGCCCTCGGGGGCGTGGCCGTGGCTGTGCTCGCTCTCGGTCACCGACTCGTTGGACGCATTGTCCGTGGCTTGGGCGGTGACGTTCATCGGCGCGGGCCCCTAGCAGCGTCGCTTAAGCCCCGCAATCGGCTGGCTAAGCGGCCGAAGTCCGGTCTATAGGCGCGCGCGACAACCATCAGACAACACAACTCAGCAAAAGGCGATCGTTCCCATGCGCGTCGGCGTGCCCAAGGAAATCAAGAACCACGAATATCGTGTCGGCCTTACCCCGGCCTCGGTCAAGGAGCTGGTTGCGGCCGGCCACGAGCTGTTCGTCGAGACCGGCGCCGGCAACGGCATCGATTGCCCCGACAGCGCCTATGTGAAGGCCGGGGCGACCATTCTTCCCGACGCCGCCGCGGTGTTCGACAAGGCGGAAATGATCGTCAAGGTGAAGGAGCCGCAGCCGAGCGAGATCGCGCTCCTCAAGCCGCATCACCTCCTCTTCACTTACCTCCACCTTGCCGCCGACAAGCCGCAGGCCGAGGGGCTGATGAAGTCGGGCGCGACCTGCATCGCCTACGAGACGGTGACCAGCCGCTCGGGCGCGCTGCCGCTCCTCAAGCCGATGAGCGAAGTGGCGGGCCGCATGAGCGTCCAGGTCGGCGCGCATTATCTCGAAAAGGAACAGGGCGGCCGCGGCGTGCTGCTGGGCGGCGTTCCGGGCGTCGCCCCGGCCAAGGTCGCGATTCTCGGCGGCGGCGTCTCGGGCGTAAACGCGGCGCAGATGGCGGTCGGCATGCGCGCCGACGTCACCATCTACGACATCTCGAACGAGCGCCTGGCCGAGCTCGACATGTTCTTCTCGAGCCAGATCAAGACGGCTTATGCCTCCAAGGCGACCATCGCCAAGGCGGTGGAAGAGGCCGAGCTGGTGATCGGCGCGGTGCTGGTCCCGGGCGCGGCGGCCCCCAAGCTCGTCACCCGCGAGATGCTCAAGACGATGAAGCGCGGCTCGGTGCTCGTCGACATCGCGATCGACCAGGGCGGCTGCTTCGAGACCAGCCACGCGACCACCCACGCCGATCCGGTATTCGAGGTCGATGGCGTGATCCATTATTGCGTCGCCAACATGCCGGGCGCGGTCGCACGGACCAGCGCGTTCGCGCTCAACAACGCGACCCTGCCCTTCGCCCTGAAGCTCGCCAACCTCGGCGCGGACGAGGCGATGCGGGCCGATCCGCACCTCGCCAACGGCCTCAACGTGTCGAACGGCAAGATCCGCCACCAAGCGGTCGCCGAGGCGCTCGACCTCCCGTTCGAGGCCGCCGCCTGAACGGAACAAGACAAGAACATCTTCGTTGTCCTGCCTGATCACAGTGTTGAAAAGGCAGGACAAATGACGACCGAGATTTCCAACGATCCCAAGGCGCACCCGACCGGCAATGCGGTCAAGGACCCCGATCACTGGACCACCGGCGACGAGCCGATGACGGGCGCGCAGGCGAGCTATCTCCAGACGCTGAGCGAGGAAGCGGGCGAGGAATTCGATTCGTCGCTGAGCAAGGCCGAGGCCTCGAAGAAGATCGATTCGCTGCAGGATGCGACCGGTCGGGGCGAGTAAGTTACTTCGATCAACGTCATCCCGGACTTGATCCGGGATCCATCTTTCTCTTCGCGCTCGAAGGCAGGTGGACCCCGGCTCAGGGCCGGGGTGACGGCGGTGCCGCCGGCGAGGTCGGCATCACCGCCCCGCCACCACGCATATGCTCGGGCGTCAGGTTCATCTGCTGCTCGGCAATCGCGCCCGAGAGCATCATCACCCCCTGCTCGATCATCGGCCGGTAGCTGACCCCCGGCGGCGCGAGATCGAGCGCCTGTTTCATCAGCGCGAGACCGGCCTCCTGCTCGCCGCCACGGGCGCGGGCGAGACCTTCGAAGAAATAGGAGGCCGGGTGCTTCGGGTTCAGCGCGCGGGCCTGCGCGTAGGCAAGCTCCGCCGCCGGGGTCATCATCTGCGCATGGTCGACCAGCGCATTGCCGAGCCCGATGCGCAGCGAGAGGTCCTTGGGATAGCTCTTGATCCCCGCGCGGATGGCGCCGATCTCCTCGCGCGTCTTGCCGCGGCTGGCGAAACTGTCGGCGATCGTCAGGTAGCGCTCGCCCGCGGTGAAGGTGCCGAGCATCGCCTGGCGCGGTTCCTTGAGCACCAGCGCCGGGGGCGATTCTTCGCCCTCGCGCGACACGCCGGCGAGCGTCGGACTGCCCTGGAAGGCATAGCCCGCCGCGCCGACGAACAGGGTCGCGAGCATGACGGTGAGCGCGGGGCCGCGCAGCTTGCCGACCAGCCACAGCCCGCCCGCGGTGAACAGCAAAAGGACAAGGAGCCAGAGGAAGCCCATCAGCGGCGCACCTTGATCCGGCGCAGCACGAGCCAGCCGCCGACGGCGAGCACGAACAGCGGGAAGGCCCACAGGAACCAGGTGTCGCGATCGAGGGTCGGCTGGTAGCTCACCCAGCTGCCATAGCGGTCGATGAGGAAGGCGCGCACCTGCTCAGGGCTCTCGCCCGCCTCGATGCGGGTGCGGACGAGGTGGCGCATGTCGCCCGCCATCTCGGCGTCGCTGTCGTGGATCGACTGGCCCTGGCAGACGAGGCAGCGGAGCGTCGCCATGAGATCGGTGGCTTGCGCCTCCTTCGCGGGGTCGGCGAGCTGCTTGTAGGCATAAGGCGCGGGCGGGCGGTTCGAATCGGCGTGCGCGGGAAGCGCAAAGGCCACCAAAAGGGCGAGCGCCAGCGTCCCTCGACTGCGCTCAGGACGAGCGCTCCCCCGCCACCGTTCGCCCTGTGCGGAGCGAAGCGAAGTCGAAGGGCGCTGGCGCGACGCCACCCTCACTGCGCCTTCCTCCATTCGTCCAGTACCTCGCCGACCTGCTCGGGCAGGATCGGGCCGATATGCTGGTAGCGGATGACGCCCTTGCCATCGACAATGAAGCTCTCGGGGACGCCGGAGGAGCCGAAGGCGATCTGCGCTTCGCCGACGGGATCGCTGCCGATCGCGGTGAAGGGGTCGCCATTGTCGGCGAGGAACTTGGCGATGTCCCGCGGCTGGTCGCGCAGCGCGATTCCATCGATGGTGACGCCGCGCTTTGCCAAGTCGGCGAGGACCGGCGCCTCGGCGATGCAGGGCACGCACCAGCTGGCGAAGAAGTTGACGAGGCGGGGCTTGCCCTGGCCGAGGTCGGTGCTGGCGAGGCCGGCGCGGCCCGGCAGCATCGGCGCGGCGGCGAACTGGGGGGCTTCGCGACCGACCATCCGGCTCCTCACCGTCGTGTCTGGCGGATCGCTCAAGCGCCACGCGGCCGCGGCGACGAAGCCGACGAAGACGAGCAACGGCAGGAGCAGCCAGAGCTTGCGGCTCATGCCCGGGCCTCGGTGAAGACCGTCGGGCGGAATTTCTCGCGGCGGATCCGGCCGATCAGCGCCAGGAAACCGCCGAACGCGATGAACCCGCCGCCGAGCCAGATCAGGGTCACCATCGGCTTCCACCACAAGCGGAGCTGCCAGCGGTCGCCGTCACGGTGGCCGAGAACCGTGTAGAGCTGTCCGTCGAGCCGGGTCGCGATCGCGCTCTCGTTGGTCTCGGTCGGGGGCGAGTTGAAATAGCGGCTCTGCGGATCGAGGCGGATGCTGGTTTCGCCGCGCGTGGCGACCAGATGCCCCTCGATCGCGGTCCAGTTGGGGCCGCCGACGGGATCGACGCCGACGAAGCGGACCTGCCACGGGCCGACGCTCAGCGTCTCGCCCGGCCGCGCGGCGGCGAGCGTTTCCCTAGTCAGCGACGAATCGGCCGCGACCCCGATCATCGCGATGGCAATTCCAAGGTGGCTCAGCACCATGCCCCAGATGGTGAGCGGCGTGCGGCGCAGGTTGCGTCCGGCGAGCGGTAGGAAGCTCGCGACGAACAGGCCGGCGGCGAAGGCGAGGCCGAGGCGCGGCAGGAGGTGCATCGCGGGCCAGACGAAGGTCGCGGCGAAGGCGACCACCGTGACGATCGCGGGAAGCGCGACGCGGCGCAGGTTCGGCCGGCTGTCGCGGCGCCAGCGCAGCAGTGGGCCGATGAACAGCAGCGCCGCGAGGAGCAGGACGATCGGGCCCGTGACCGCGTTGAAGTAAGGCGGGCCGACCGAAATCTTCTCGCCCGTCACCGCCTCTACCAGCACCGGATAGAGGGTGCCGACGAAGACCGTGCCGAGGATCACGGTGAGGAGGAGATTGTTGGCGACCAGCGCGCCCTCGCGGCTGACGGGATCGAACCGCGCGCCCTCACGGACGCTCGACACGCGCAGGGCGAACAGCAGCAAGGCGCCGCCGGTGTAGAAGACGAGGAGGCCAAGGATGAAGCTGCCGCGCGTCGGATCGACCGCGAAGCTGTGGACGCTTGTGAGGATGCCCGAGCGAACCAGGAAGGTGCCGATCATCGACATGGAGAAAGCGACGACCGCGAGCATGATCGTCCAGGCCCGCAGGGAGCCGCGGGCGGCAAGCACGTTGATCGAGTGGAGCAAGGCGGTCGCGGCAAGCCACGGCATGAGGCTCGCGTTCTCGACCGGGTCCCAGAACCACCAGCCGCCCCACCCAAGCTCGTAATAGGCCCAGTAGGAGCCGGCGACGATCCCGATGGTCAGCAGCACCCAGGCGCCGAGCACCCACGGCCGCATCGCCTTGGCCATCGCCGGGCCGACCTCGCGGGTGACCAGCGCGCCGACTGCGAGGCTGAAGGCGATCGAGAGCCCGACATAGCCGAGGTAGAGCGTCGGCGGATGGAAGGCGAGGCCGGGATCCTGGAGCAAGGGGTTGAGCCCCTGCCCGTTGTCCGGCGCCGGGTTGAGCCGCGTGAACGGGTTCGATGCGATCAGCAGGAAGCCGAAGAAGCCCAGCGCCAGCAGCGCCTGCGCGCCCAGGGTCGCACGCATCGTCCGTTCGGGCAGGCGCCGCTCGACGATCGCCAGCAGCGCGCCCGCGACGGTCAGTACGGTCACCCACAGGAGCATCGAGCCCTCGTGATTCCCCCAGGTGCCCGCGATCCGGTAGATGAGCGGCTTGGCGCTGTGACTGTTGGCGACGACCAGTTGGACGCTGGTGTCGGTGCGGACGAAGAGGAGGATCAGCAGCAGGAAGCTCAAGAGCGTCAGCAGCCCCTGCGCGACCGCGACGGGCACGACCATCGTCCGGAGTTCGCCGATCCGCTGGCCGAGCAGCGACAGCGCGAACTGCAGCAGCGCGAGGCTGGCGGCGAGCCAGAGGGCGGCGAGGCCGACTTCGGCGATCACTTCGCCGTCTCGCGGGTTTTCATCTCGGCGGCCTGATTGCCCATCTGCGGCGGCATGTAGCGCTCGTCATGCTTGGCGAGGATGTTGTCGGCGACGAACACCTTGTCGGCGCCGAGGCTACCTTCGGCGATCGCGCCGCTGTTTTCCTTGAACAGGTCGGGCACGATCCCGCGGAAGCGGACGGGCACGTCGGCGACGCCGTCGGTCAGGGTGAAGTTGACCGTCACCCCGTCACCGGCGCGGGCGATGCTGCCGGCCTTGACCATGCCGCCCAGCCGCAGCGGAACGCCGACTTCGGCCCGGCCCGCGGCGACGTCCTGCGGAGTACGGAAATAGGCGGCCTTGTCGGCCAGCCCCCACATGGCGAGCAGGGCCGCTCCAATCAGCGCCACCACGGCGAGGGAGACCAGCACCAGCCGCTGGTGCTTGGGCGCGAGACTCATGGGCGTCGGCCGATCCGGTCCGCCTGCTCCTCGGCGCGGCGGCAGGCGGCGAGCGCCCATGCCAGCAGCCCCGCCGTGCCCCCCAGCGCCACCGTGTAGGCGGCGATCACATATGCCCACTGGTTCATTCGGCGCTCGCCCGGCGAAGGCGCGCCTCGACCTTGTTCGCGGCAAGCTCGGTCCGCATCCGCAGCAGCACCACCGCGCCGAACAGGGCCGAGAAGCCGAGCAGGGTGAAGGGCAATGGCCAGAGCAAGGCGGGCGCGATCGAGCTGCGGGTGAGCGTGATGCTCTCGCCCTGGTGGAGCGTGTTCCACCACAGCACCGAATAATGGATGATCGGCAGGTTGATCGCGCCGACGAGCCCGAAGATCGGCGCGGCGCGGCCGTCGGG
This genomic window from Sphingomonas rosea contains:
- a CDS encoding DUF3072 domain-containing protein, whose protein sequence is MTTEISNDPKAHPTGNAVKDPDHWTTGDEPMTGAQASYLQTLSEEAGEEFDSSLSKAEASKKIDSLQDATGRGE
- a CDS encoding DsbE family thiol:disulfide interchange protein, which produces MSRKLWLLLPLLVFVGFVAAAAWRLSDPPDTTVRSRMVGREAPQFAAAPMLPGRAGLASTDLGQGKPRLVNFFASWCVPCIAEAPVLADLAKRGVTIDGIALRDQPRDIAKFLADNGDPFTAIGSDPVGEAQIAFGSSGVPESFIVDGKGVIRYQHIGPILPEQVGEVLDEWRKAQ
- a CDS encoding PRC-barrel domain containing protein, which codes for MDQIASWVATVATIVAACFTASNLGSRITGIGFIIFTIGSIAWFTNGLLTGQPALMWTNVVMTLLNAFGVYRWLGRQAKLEDGASKAAEKSADEPGEDLFAASSLTSAKLLGRGGQPLGATVDAMLSCNGGKLRYLVVAAGGVAGVGETFRRVDWHYAGVQEGAVHTDMTPREFERLPELQKDNWPGA
- a CDS encoding cytochrome c-type biogenesis protein — its product is MAFALPAHADSNRPPAPYAYKQLADPAKEAQATDLMATLRCLVCQGQSIHDSDAEMAGDMRHLVRTRIEAGESPEQVRAFLIDRYGSWVSYQPTLDRDTWFLWAFPLFVLAVGGWLVLRRIKVRR
- the ccmE gene encoding cytochrome c maturation protein CcmE, encoding MSLAPKHQRLVLVSLAVVALIGAALLAMWGLADKAAYFRTPQDVAAGRAEVGVPLRLGGMVKAGSIARAGDGVTVNFTLTDGVADVPVRFRGIVPDLFKENSGAIAEGSLGADKVFVADNILAKHDERYMPPQMGNQAAEMKTRETAK
- a CDS encoding heme lyase CcmF/NrfE family subunit, whose translation is MIAEVGLAALWLAASLALLQFALSLLGQRIGELRTMVVPVAVAQGLLTLLSFLLLILLFVRTDTSVQLVVANSHSAKPLIYRIAGTWGNHEGSMLLWVTVLTVAGALLAIVERRLPERTMRATLGAQALLALGFFGFLLIASNPFTRLNPAPDNGQGLNPLLQDPGLAFHPPTLYLGYVGLSIAFSLAVGALVTREVGPAMAKAMRPWVLGAWVLLTIGIVAGSYWAYYELGWGGWWFWDPVENASLMPWLAATALLHSINVLAARGSLRAWTIMLAVVAFSMSMIGTFLVRSGILTSVHSFAVDPTRGSFILGLLVFYTGGALLLFALRVSSVREGARFDPVSREGALVANNLLLTVILGTVFVGTLYPVLVEAVTGEKISVGPPYFNAVTGPIVLLLAALLFIGPLLRWRRDSRPNLRRVALPAIVTVVAFAATFVWPAMHLLPRLGLAFAAGLFVASFLPLAGRNLRRTPLTIWGMVLSHLGIAIAMIGVAADSSLTRETLAAARPGETLSVGPWQVRFVGVDPVGGPNWTAIEGHLVATRGETSIRLDPQSRYFNSPPTETNESAIATRLDGQLYTVLGHRDGDRWQLRLWWKPMVTLIWLGGGFIAFGGFLALIGRIRREKFRPTVFTEARA
- the ald gene encoding alanine dehydrogenase, giving the protein MRVGVPKEIKNHEYRVGLTPASVKELVAAGHELFVETGAGNGIDCPDSAYVKAGATILPDAAAVFDKAEMIVKVKEPQPSEIALLKPHHLLFTYLHLAADKPQAEGLMKSGATCIAYETVTSRSGALPLLKPMSEVAGRMSVQVGAHYLEKEQGGRGVLLGGVPGVAPAKVAILGGGVSGVNAAQMAVGMRADVTIYDISNERLAELDMFFSSQIKTAYASKATIAKAVEEAELVIGAVLVPGAAAPKLVTREMLKTMKRGSVLVDIAIDQGGCFETSHATTHADPVFEVDGVIHYCVANMPGAVARTSAFALNNATLPFALKLANLGADEAMRADPHLANGLNVSNGKIRHQAVAEALDLPFEAAA
- a CDS encoding potassium transporter Kup, producing MNVTAQATDNASNESVTESEHSHGHAPEGSLAKLMIGAVGIVFGDIGTSPIYAFRETFAGHHVLAPDRLHIYGVLSLIFWSMMIIVTLKYVTIIMRADNKGEGGSLALLALINRSTGTPRKWTSGIILLGVFATSLFYGDSMITPAISVLSAVEGLTTVNSGFEPFVLPLAIGILVGLFVIQSRGTARVGNLFGPVMIVYFITLAVLGVWHLTGHPGLVLEMLNPGNAANFFIQEPVRAFIALGSVVLAVTGAEALYADMGHFGRRPIRYAWVAVLVCLLLNYVGQGAMLLSLSPAEAIETVKNPFFFLAPEPLRLPLVLLATAATIIASQAVITGAFSVTQQAIQLGFIPRLRILHTSEKAAGQIYIPAINWALMVMVLLLVVNFRSSSNLAAAYGIAVTGAMFIDTLLLAVVLTSLWKWPAWKAWPLLGLFLVVDIAYFGANLLKVPVGGWFPLLVGAIAFTMLTTWARGRQLMLLRMAESSLPMEVFVKSAAGSATRVPGTAVFMTSSAKGVPHALLHNLKHNKVLHERVMLLTVKIEDVPYVPVAKRMQTQDYTAGFFRVILRYGFMDELNVPEELSKLETCGPKCRMMDTSFFLARQTLISTSRPGMASWRERLFAWMLRNSESAMEFFKLPPNRVVELGSQVEI